The Streptobacillus canis DNA window TCTTATTAGTATTTGCAATTATAATATATTCATTTTCTAATACTACAGGTACATGTTCATAGATTAAAGTATTACAATCTAATAAAATAGCCATATCTTTTTTACCCATAGCAACTGCAAATTGATCCATGATTCCTGAATTTACACCTATGAATTGATTTTCTGTTAATTTTCCTAATTTAACTATTTCTACTGTATCAATATCAAATTTAAATTCATCTCTTAACATTATTCCTATTACCATTTCAACTGATGCTGAAGAAGAAAGTCCAGCACCATTAGGTATATCCCCATATAATAGTACATCAAATCCATGAGTAATTTCATATCCTTTATCCATAAATGCTTTAAACATTCCTTTAGGATAATTTACCCAATCATGACTAGGGTCATTTACTAATTCATCAATGCTAAATTCTATTACACCTTTTTCTTTAAAGTTTTCTGAATAGAATCTACAAGTTCTATCTTCTCTTTTTGCAACTAATGCAATAGTTCCTCTATCTATAGCACAAGGAAATACATTTCCTCCGTTATAGTCTGTATGTTCACCTATTAAATTTACTCTACCTGGTGCAAAATATCTTGTTTCATAATTTTTTCCAAATAATTCATTAAATCTATATTCTAAAGTCTTTAACATGACTAATCCTCCGAAATTTTAGTTTTTCTTCTTGTATTTTAACATATCTATACCAACTGCAATTATTATGATTAAACCTTTAATAATAAATTGCCAGTAAGGGTTTACTCCTATATATGTTAATCCATAGTTAATCATTGTAAAGATAATAACCCCTGCAACTACTCCAGATATTTTTCCAACCCCTCCAGAGAATGAAACTCCTCCAACAACGCAGGCTGCAATCGCATCTAATTCATATAAGTTACCTAAGTTATTTGATGCAGATCCTATACGAGCTGCTTCTAAGAATCCTCCTACTGCATACATTATACCTGAAATAACATAAACTAAAATTAATGTTTTAGTTACGTTAACCCCTGAAACTTTTGCAGCTTCTGGATTTCCTCCAACTGCGAATAAGTTTTTACCAAATACTGTTTTATTCCATACTACCCACATAATTAAAACTGTAATTGTAGCATATATTATTAATTTAGGTAAGAAGAATCCACCAAGTTGTATATTTCCAACTAAACTTGAATATGCACTACTAAATCCAGCAACAGGTGTTGATCCTGTATAGTCAAAGTATAATGAGTTAGCTCCATATGCAATAATCATCATACCCATAGTAGCAACGAAAGGAACTATATCAAATTTTGAAACTAAAATACCATTTACAAGTCCTATTAATGCCCCTATAACTACTACTAAAAATAAAGTGATGAAAACTGTAGTAAATGTAGGTTCATCGGCAAATCCTAAAGCTTTTCCAAGTGATGCTATAGTACCTTTAATTCCTGGATATTGTTCCATAAATTTATAAATTTTATTTGGGTTTGCAACTGTTTGTAATAATGTTGCAGATACTAACCCTGCTATCCCTATTTGTCTACCAGCTGAAAGGTCAGTCCCTTGAGTAACTATTATACCTGCTACCCCTAAAGCTATTATCATTTTAACTGAAGATTGAGTTAAAATGTTTATAACGTTTCTAAAGCTTAAGAATGATGGTTCTTTAATTACTATTACTATGAATAAAAGTAATAATACCATGTATATTCCACCATTAATAAATAATGATTTTAATTTTTTCATTTGTTCG harbors:
- a CDS encoding galactokinase — encoded protein: MLKTLEYRFNELFGKNYETRYFAPGRVNLIGEHTDYNGGNVFPCAIDRGTIALVAKREDRTCRFYSENFKEKGVIEFSIDELVNDPSHDWVNYPKGMFKAFMDKGYEITHGFDVLLYGDIPNGAGLSSSASVEMVIGIMLRDEFKFDIDTVEIVKLGKLTENQFIGVNSGIMDQFAVAMGKKDMAILLDCNTLIYEHVPVVLENEYIIIANTNKRRGLADSKYNERRAECDMALEELQTKLNIKALGELSIEEFEANKDLIKSEIRQKRAKHAVYENQRTLMAKEALTKGDLATFGKLMNESHISLRDDYEVTGVELDSLVEAAWGEEGVVGSRMTGAGFGGCTVSIVKKVNVDAFIENVGRKYLEKTGLKADFYIANVSEGARPL
- a CDS encoding galactose/methyl galactoside ABC transporter permease MglC, whose translation is MNNEQMKKLKSLFINGGIYMVLLLLFIVIVIKEPSFLSFRNVINILTQSSVKMIIALGVAGIIVTQGTDLSAGRQIGIAGLVSATLLQTVANPNKIYKFMEQYPGIKGTIASLGKALGFADEPTFTTVFITLFLVVVIGALIGLVNGILVSKFDIVPFVATMGMMIIAYGANSLYFDYTGSTPVAGFSSAYSSLVGNIQLGGFFLPKLIIYATITVLIMWVVWNKTVFGKNLFAVGGNPEAAKVSGVNVTKTLILVYVISGIMYAVGGFLEAARIGSASNNLGNLYELDAIAACVVGGVSFSGGVGKISGVVAGVIIFTMINYGLTYIGVNPYWQFIIKGLIIIIAVGIDMLKYKKKN